Genomic segment of Xenopus laevis strain J_2021 chromosome 4S, Xenopus_laevis_v10.1, whole genome shotgun sequence:
tctcctcactcaacctctattctcctaatctcttttctttacagactataatctattattccatctatttagcctctttgttctcatagaaatagggaatggccatgaaataggccaaatgtttagcagcatgaggggccactgacaccggGGCCCatcaggacttttcctggtatccctgtgggccagtccgacactgctctttTCTAATTCAGACTGATTCTAAAGTTGTGAATATTTCCTAATATGTGTCCATTTAATCTCTATTATTTTTCTCAGCGTGCAATATGAATTGCTCAACTGTGTGTCCACCATCGTGGGAACTACATTGGGCACAGTGATCAGCCACTTTTTCAAAAAGACGAATCTAAAAGCACATCCGAACCTGTGCCTCATAGGACTTTTCCTCGCTGCTCCCCTTCTCTGCGGGGGTATTATTTCCATCAAGAGAGATCTCTTCACAGCCCAAGTTAGTATAATCCTAGGAAATTttagtacagtagaacccccattttacatttatcaGGGGACCAGAGATAAAtaagtaaaatccaggaaaatgtaaaatcagggaaatgtattatgcataatatataggtggtagtgatgtgcgagccGGGCCGACCCAAGCTgtcccgctgatgatgtcacaaaaggggcggggcgaactggtgcagcgtctataaaagatgaaccTGGAAACTGGCATTTCATGgtggtgggcagggagagcaggagaagagctcaaccaccACCCGTGAAGAACAgtgcgaggtcagcccaaacccgcGGGTCCTGTGGTTATCGGGCCGGCCCTGATATCAGTAATAGCCACGCGCCTGCTcgccgccccttttgtgatgtcattggcagggTGGGTCGGCacggtctataaaaggaacctggaagtcgggtgCAGGTGGGCGTGGGTGGAGGGAGGTCGGATTCAGGTCAGGTGCAGGTCAGGTTTTACCCAACCCCCACATATAAAacaacagtgtaaaatgagggaaaacttaaaatcaggggatgtaaaatgaaggttctactgtatgtaataGTACACCGTTATAAACATAAACATCATCTAACCAACCGTTCTCCCATCTTCTTTATCTTTCCAGATTCTCTTCCTTTTAAGTGGGATTTTCTTGTCTCTGAACGAGATCTCGACAAATGAAATTATTATGGTAACGTATCCAGTTTTCTTTCTTGCCCCTGTAATGTCTCACACAAATAAAGTACCAGTGCTATTGTTAGGGATGTTATACTGCTTCTGTCTCGCAATCAGGCGCTGATCCAAGAGAGGAAACTGGTAGTAATATCAAAAGCGCTTTATTATAAGCACACAAGTACAGttacagcagtggggtgcaaactaacgcgtttcgtgcccttgtCTCGCCACTTCTTCAGAGCACCATGAATCTCCACGCGTGTCTCTGCGCTTAAGCTACACAGAATAAATACCAAAATAGGAACTATTCTATATCTGGGTGGATAATTAGACACTGATAAACTAAATGATGTGTTATTGAAGCTGTATACACAAGCAGTATGTTTAGTACAGGCCCTGTTCATTGAACAAGCTAAAACAATGACGCAACATATACTCGGTAAATAAATGATtttgcccaatatatatatatatatatatatatacacacacacacactcaaactgCGGGGTCTGCAGTGCTATATAACTAATATATCTAACAGAAAAGCCCTAAGAAGAGAGcacaaagcaaacattttatttaggtAGAATCCCTAATTGTAATTGTATAGTTTAACTATAGTTGCCAAAAAAGCTTACATTCCacaatgtttttctctttctccAGACAACAGTGATTCCAACCAGCTACAGTTGGGCATATTCCGTAAAGTCAGTTGGAAAATCAGCTGCAAATAATGGGGTTCCAGTAATTTTCAATAAGGTAAGTAGCGTCTTTTTAACTTTAGAAAttgtgtgagctctaataaaCACGAAGAATAACCTTGATAATACTGTTTTATCTCCCTCCAACAGATCTTTGTAAAAGTGATAAAAGTCAACCAACATTCTGAACTGTTCCAGAATAGTATGGAGTATGTGATCTTGATTTGCCCATTCATGGCTTTGATCGGCGCTGGCCTGTTTACAATGACAACTAAATATATTGAGGATGATGAGAAGGCAGTTCAGCAATATTTAAACCCACCAGACCTGGCGGAAGTTCTTGAATCTTCAGACTGAATGGCATATTACTTCCATAGCCCAGGGGAATGCTCTACTGTTTTAAAACAAAGACTCACAAGAAAATGCCTTTTTTACaaatctttattttgtatatatttttgttatatatttgttatagaatatactgtatattgtatatatctttgtatataaatgtttgtcatgtatatttttataataaaaatgaatttaacataaatatattgtcccatgtattattattgcattatATAACCTTCGATGTAAATGACATTGGTTCATTTTAGACAAGTGTTCCATATGCTCATAACGTTACACAAAAtttaaatatacttaaaatacACCCCTTTTCATATGGAAAGCACCGCTGAGACACATGCATTCACTTAATGGTTGAGTGTCCTAATTCGCTCATTATGCCCATGTGTGTGATGTAGGATCAGGGGGTGCATGGACCCACCTGATAACTTTCAGGTTCAGATATTACCATTTCAGTCCATGGAGGGACAATTCAAACACCAAACATTATATTGTATAAGAGGTAAAGCCCTGTGAATTTTCCTATGAATGTTAAAAAGCTTGGTATAAATAGTCAAACCTTGttttacattgttcagggggccATGAAAAATAAAGTCCATGAAAaagtaattttcagaaaaatcaagacttaggggcaaatctactaagcgccgaagcgcctaacgctagcgtcaattcgttagcgttggccattttcgttacttcccaaattcactaacggatgctggcgtaacttccCTAGcataacttcgcacccttacgcctagcgaatttgcgcaacggacgtaactacgcaaagtCACTAACGCGCACAacgttctgaacgctaccttttacgccagacttccttcgccacctcagaccaggcgaagcgcaatagagtagatagggatttcttcaaaaaaagttaacattttttctaagtcccaaaaaacgctggcgtgttttctatattatgggtgataggctgaaagagatctaaaaaatttttggggctcccctccttcccccctacatttcctaactcatggcaacttaactatacagtgggcacatgtgtagggcaaaataaacattttatttgatgttttgaaggtttcccaggcatttgtagtgattctacgtattcctccattgaaatttgaatttggcgccgtacgcaaattaaccatcgctagcgtaacgtcgcttcgcgaatcaacgctagcgcaacttcgcaaccttatgctacccctgagcgcaacttcggattttagtgaatttgcggagcgctggcgaagttacgcctggcgcaactacgaatcttagtgaatttgccccttaaactgtGGTGGaaccaataaaaaagaaatgttgtaaaatctGGGAGGACAGGGTTTGACTGTATATCAGAGCTGGACTagcagtaaaaagcagccctggcaaaaacaTCAAAGCAGCCGAAATATAAATATGCGACATTGGCGGCCAgacccccccacaagttaaaaaaaattgatggtcagggccccccataaaaggaGACAAAAGATGGCCAGCCCCCcaagttgaaaaaataaaacattggtggccagtccccactccccaagtaaaaaaaaaaaacaaccagtggccagggtcccccattaaattaaaatttaaaaaatgagtgGTCAGGGctctataaaagtaaaaataaacactgtggCCAgggatataaaaaagaaaagagcaaagtggccgtcgctagtgacaATTCACTAAGAGACGTAAGAGGACATTTCGCTTGCGAACgagaccatcgctagcattcatttgcacCCCatagccaggcgactttttgatctaccgaacggtcgttactctgcaaattcactaaaacgcgaattttactgaacgttacctctttcgccagagtttacttcgcacctcagaccaggcgaactgagaaaaatgtatatcggaaatgcattaaagttgtagaaaacgctggcgattttgtTTTAAGGCGGgatttgccttcaaaagtccaaactaaaTGATGAGATTCACATAATGCGCTGATTTtaatttgagggaaaaaaacatttcttgaaaTGTAATCGTAGTCGATAAGCCACGAGATCAGTATTTCTCATCCAATTGAAACTATTCAGATGTTATTATTATATAGCCTATactacattaaatatttttaaaaaatagacatATTACAAGTCACAAGTAATTTATCGTCTGTGCTCTTGGGAAAAAAATAGGGTAGGGTAGGCAGAACATTTAGAGTCTGATGATAAAGTTATTATTGGGACGTTTATGTAGAATTCTGatgaaaactctttttttactcACTCTATGTTCCAGGATAATTTAATGATGTAGAAATGTTGTCCAGTAATATAACAAACGCTTTATTTGTCTGGTTGATAGAGaggaaaatgttgtatttttattttgtttcaactTATTTCTCTTTATGATTTCTGTTTAAAGTCAacatttgttgctttattttcattGGATGGATCTGTaataatccctttttttttttattttgtaaattgatGGGCTTTAATATAAGCCAATATCTTGTTGACTTTGCTCTTactgtttattttgaaatacCAATCAACATAATTTATGGTATTaactgtaattaagagctttctggattatggggttccagataaaggatcccataactgtatactgtataggACATTAATCAGGGGTtacattagtagtagtagtagttgacCAGCTTcagtatattgtaatatatggacacaATCTTGTTTAAAGGTATTAGAGaatttgttagtacaggtatgggacctgttatccagaatgcttgggacctggggttttccagacaacagatctttccgtaatttgggtctttatgccttatgtctactagaaattcatgtaaacatgaaataaagccaataggctggttttgcttccaataaggattaattatatcttagttgggatcaagtacaagcgactgttttattattacacagaaaaaggaaatccttttaaaaaatttggataaaatggagtctatgggagctttctggatatcgtgtttccggataagggatcctacgttaaaggggatctaaattttaaaaatgcataaatagGTTCCTAgcactaaataaaacacttttgtaatgtatatctgttaaaaaacaattgtacctGCTTTGAGATACATGTAATTGTTTCTGCagcttttctcttctctttctccaTCAAAGTTCAATGGGGCCGCTGGCCCTCCTGCTCACTAGTGATTGATGGGCTGCCCCTCCAATACTTAAAGGCTTGATAAGGCTCAAGGGTGGTTTAACCCTTACATATATACAGGCTTGTTGAGAAATGACTGTAATCTCAGAGCAGGAGGGAGTCGCTGAAACTTGAAGGAGATCTAAAACAAGAAAGAGAAGAGCGCTGCAAtcctgtcatgctttatggcaaGGGGTTTAGATTCTAGACTAATGACAAGATCAATGATCGTTTCTATTAAAAACATAAGATTTTCttttccagaaataaaaatatttaaaaaaaaaaacataagcttTTCATTGCATTTACAGCACTGTATCATAAAGAGACATAGGATTATGGGGCAGAGggaaataagtagggatgcactgaatccaggattcggcctttttaagcaggattgggattcagccgaatccttctgcctgaccgaactgagtccgaatttgcatatgcaaattaggggtggggagggaaaccacttgactttttgtcacaaaacaaggaagtaaaaaatgttttccccttcccaaccctaatttgcatacgcaaaatAGGGGTCAATTTGGTTCggtgttcggccaaatctttggcaaaggattctggggttcggtcgaatccaaaaaagtggattcggtgcatccctagaaataagtGAAACGCCAGTGCTTGGTCATGGGGTGTATTTTCAGCAATAGAAGTGTttgcctaagggtaaggccagacgtggcgtttttacgtcgcgtttttaaaaaagaacaaccaggcgtaaatacgctactgaaaccacacgcaaccgtcaacatgcgtttttcatgcgtttttcagcacgtacgaTTATTTTCCCTACGTgaacttctcattgttctcattgaatttggacgccatatttaaaatacgctgcatatttacgtacagtgtggtttcaaacgtgcagatcccatagagtctattgatttggtagtttcttgacgtatagtgcgttttccattcgtttcagtggtagtgcagtttatgcgtatttacgcctggctgttcatttttaaaaacgcaacgtaaaaacgccgcaaaaacgccacgtctggccttgcccttaatgtCATCACTGTTGGCACAAGGTGTATTAGTGTAGATCACAAACACATATAGACTTGCCTATTGGTAACTTTACTCACAAGCTGTTTATGTGCGTGTTACGCTGGTGCCCCCTGCACGCCACATCTACAGCTTCAAATCATATAAACCTTCACCACAAAAAACGGTATATCCTAGAAACATCGAAAATTAAGTTGACAAAAAACATATACGGTCATTAAAACAGTATCATTTACATGACTATTACAAGTATAGGAGATATTATCTGGTTACGAAACGCTTgcgttgttttgccaccaatacggaTTCATGCAGcacagttttatatatttatatatatctcttataggggggctcattttgcctagaagatgtatcagagctcactctattaaaaggGTGGTCACTTTAAGTATGTTGTAAAAtgcccaattttaagcaacttttcaattggtcttcattattttttttttatatatttatagttatttgcctttttcttcggacacTTTGCTGATTTCGAATCGtcgctgacctcatctaaaaatcaaatgctctgtaaggctacacatttattgttattgctaatttgtattactcatctttctattcagtcctctcctattcatattccagtgtcttattcagattgatgcaaggttgctaggggaatttgaatcctagcaaccagactgctgaaactacaaactggagagctgctgaacaaaaagctaaataactcaaaaaccacaaataataaaacatgaaaactaattgcaaattgtctcagaatatccctctatgcatcacactaacagttaactcaaaggtgaataaaccctttaaaggagaatccaACCCTAAACtttaaaaaccctacccccagcctaagtgttaccccgggcaaatgcccctaacgatttccttacccctcgtgcagattcaggcattggagtttgcAGACGCCATCTTCACCCGCTTCGCTAATCTTtgtaatgagaccggcgctttggcaattttagtgagtttcggcgcatgcgcagttgtgatgaaacagaaaattgctccaactgcgcatgtgccgcatTTGCCCGGAGTAACACTTAGGctgagggtaggggtttttattaagtttagggctgaattctcctttaaaatcatcatcatgtctctctacatgcaggatttgtgcaaaacacAGTTatttagtttgtactggaatcagttatttgagtgagctctaattcatctgctaggaaaggggcCCCCTATAAGctatattggatctgtcagtgaatatctgacatatATTCAGAAATTacatagaatatttaattgatttgtagGGTCAGGTCACTGCCGTCAGAAACTGCCGTTTTTACAGAAgttgaaaacacaaaatgtttctcataGTTGTGCGACTCGCTGTCTGTGCTCTCCGTGCCTCCATTATGTGCAGGCCCCACATCTCTATGACTAAATAACTAAAAGGcacctttttttctttcactaaTGTGTTcttgggtttacttcccctttaacagctgGGATGTAAAGAAGGAGCAGCCGGTGCAAGTAGAAAACAGTCCCTTGATATGTCCCAGTGTATATCCTTCCCCCATTGTGTAAGAGAAGGAACCTGAGCAATGAAATATTCTATTGTTGTGCCCCACAGTCACATAACTGGCCAAGCACAAAAGCCTCATGTTTTTACCTCAGTCAAGTGACTCCACTCTAAGCTCTCAGTCTGTGTCAGTCACTAGAGCCTAGTCTTGTCCCTATATACAACATAGCCCCGCCCAGCTCTGAGTGACGTTTCAGTGGAGAGCCAATCACAGCGTTCTGGGCAAGTCTTATGCAAAACACGTTGTAAGAGGACTGCGTGTGATACCAAACAGCCCGCCTTttactacaagtcacatgac
This window contains:
- the LOC121393150 gene encoding protein spinster homolog 1-like → MTNAPLITADLFYRETRMKLQCIICILYSMGCVLGSIYGQNMITFLNPNWRHILLLDAGISIVALLLILCIRSRSPKICGLVINPKKYPKKRSIMSNILALIVNRSLICSVTGYAAASCVSTGIFMWAFSIMKRVHNVNKPCNSFICTLDYNVQYELLNCVSTIVGTTLGTVISHFFKKTNLKAHPNLCLIGLFLAAPLLCGGIISIKRDLFTAQILFLLSGIFLSLNEISTNEIIMTTVIPTSYSWAYSVKSVGKSAANNGVPVIFNKIFVKVIKVNQHSELFQNSMEYVILICPFMALIGAGLFTMTTKYIEDDEKAVQQYLNPPDLAEVLESSD